The DNA segment TCTCAAAAATTACAGAATGTTAGACTATAATCAATAATCAAAGATGGGAAATTAtctgtaaatgctgtttttagaATACGTCTATTAGTGACCATAACCTTGAATTCATGAAAACGATATGTTTGTTTTACAGCTGTCCAGTCCGCACACATCTATTACTTGCATAGACCTGATTGTATTCTTTATCATCAGATTCATGTGCTTTTGTGTCGCTCATGCGCGGTCGTGTCCTCTCCGTCTCCAGGAAAGAGGTTTGATGGGAAGGCGATGCTGTTAGCGAGGAGACCGTCAGGATCTGCTCCGCCGCCAGCTCCAGCCCACGTTTTCAGGTCAGATGAAGCCTTCATTACctgctaaacaaaaaaacactctgtGCATCGCAAAATAATGCTGCCCTTACGATTAACAAAACGCTCACAATGTTCTTCATTCGACAGtcagtttggataaaagcgcGGCTAAACCATTTAAAGTAAACGCAAGTCATGTGtgaaatgcaaacatttaaaaggaattttaaaaaacttaaaaactagcCACTAATGCAagcttttttgtttaatttcgagttttaatatttaaaaaaaaattgattcttGCCTTCATGGTAAATCTATTATAGGCTTTCTTCTTAAAATCAATGCTATTTATATTTCACTTataattatagatttattttttacactttttttccttgGTATAAACTCATCAGACACTTTCTCTCACTACTTTCAATATTAGTTTGGTTAGTTTTGCTTTTTTCTTAATTCTCTCTTTTGAAAATCCTTTTTATTGATCTCAGTCTTATTTTCAACGATTAAgcatttgtgttttgcatttcaCAGATGATTTGCatttacttttactcatttagcagatgcttttataagtgaaaaagttcatttaaatgttcCTGAGGTCAACGGAGAGCCGAAAATCCCATAATACATCTCTGAGATTTATTCACTAGACCTTCACTAGAGGGCAGCATTTTGTAGAGTTGCAAAGtctgaataataaaaaaccaCACTCCTTTAAACATATAataaactctttatttattttaaacacatttaagttGAACCAAAGTGCTTTTACAGTATAAATTCAATTATTGCAATGcatgcaatttaaaaacaaacatgtataATTAAACGTTTTTAACccttatttttttcctcccatcgttccttcctttctttcttgcttttgcAGTTGGTTTGCTCCAGTCTGGATGATCTCAGAGTCCTGATCAGTAAAATAGAAGATCAACTAGATGAACTGGACGGCGAAAAAAGAGATCTGTTAGTAAGAGAgggaacacaaacacatgcacttactattgcacaaactaatttaaatgacaGTATTTAACCTTTGACTTATGTTGTGCACGTGCAAttgatgcaaataaataaaaaaacatttatttgtggttgcataataattttaaatccTGAACTGTGCAGATATTATCACTTTATTAAAGCAAGattggcatttttttaatgtgaaacatgtttgtttgcaTGCAAGCATGATATGAAATTGACGAGTGTGAGTTAGTGTGATGCATGGCAGCGTAAAACACTGATGTGTATGTGATGTGTGTCTTTGTGCCGTATTTCAGGGACGGTGGCCACACAAAAGAGCCGCCGTGAAAGAGTTGCACATCACACTTATAAGGCTGCTTAATGAGCTGTTACCATGGGAACCCAAACTCGTCAAGGCCTTCCAGAGGAACAGGTAAAGGAGTAAACATGACCCTCCTTGGAGTTTGAGTTCTTTTCTCTGCTTTAATTTCAAAAGTGAATGTTTGAAAGTGAAATAATTTTACCTTGTTGCACTGAAATCACATGCGGAATATAGATGGGGAAATCTTAGATCTGTGCAAtcatattttttcccctttttagaATCATGACATTGTGGTTTTTCAGACTTCTGCATTTCAGTcttgtttttttatcaaaaaaaggTTTTCTCAAGGGATCTGGGAGGTGAATTTGAATTATATCCAAGGGAAAGAGCTTTCCATTGTAATGCGCAGTGACTGATACACCTCACTGCATTCAACAGGCACCTAGATGTTTTTACCTTGAGGCGATGAATTTTTTTCCTGGCAACAGGGCTTTGTGAATTCATCCCTGTCATTGTCCTCAACAGAGCACGCTTGAAAAAGGAGTGTGACGAATTCAAGAAACACCCCGAATATGAGAACTTTATCAGGGAGCAGATGGATACAGAAGATACTGGGGAAGTGCGTGCAAAGATGGATTGTTGTCCGCAGAGACAACAAACAAACTGGAAGAGAGTGAAGTCAAAATGGGCAAAACTATGAAGGAGGACTCTGAGACAACAGGTGAGTCTGATTAACATTTGAAACGGCTAATTTTACCAATTGCAGGGCCTTTAtgtaagttcttagcaatgcaaaaGGAAGAAATCCAATACAGGTGTTAAAGGATTGTTGAATTTCTAATGCATAGCTGACCAAACAATATGAAAGTAGTCGTGATAGAAAGTGGCCTGATGAATTCATTACAAGGAAGTGTTTCAAATATCCTTGCTTTTGTTGTTTGAgcagcactttatttttcatttcgtcaacttctgttttccattttcaaaGACATTTATGCACTCGGTACattcagtgtgatttttattttgactgaTGCATGCTGCCCTCTTTTGCAGAGAATGTAAATCATGAATCAAGATGCCTATTCGACAGACCTGATGTTGTCATGCATTCGTCAGAGTCTGGACCCTTCACACGCGGTTCAAAGCGGCGCCACACTGGTGCAATCAGTGAGGAACTGAGTCCATGCAAGAGAGGCAAAATGGATCCAGAGAGCTCTTTAACATCAGATTTCAATGTGGAAGTTGCATCCAGGGAACAAGCAACAGTGAACCCACAAGCTTCAGTGTTGCCAGACACTATGAGTAGCTTTCATGGGACTTGCAAACCCATCCAGGCTTTGCTGGCTAAGAGTGTTGGAAACAAAGTGACCTTAATAAGTCATCCGAAGGCTGCAGTGATGGCTCAGGCTCTGCGGGATCATAACAAAACAGCATCTGTAACTCTGCCACCTGTCAGATTATCAACTACCTGTGCAGCTACGCAACACTCTGAACCTGTCTCTACAGAAACCATAACTACGTCATCTGCGAGCGAAAGCACTGGACAGGTGGTGTACAAGACGGCAGGAGGCGTGGGGCTTCTCAGGCAAGGAAGCACTTCTGTAAACTTTTCAGTGCAATCAATATCAGATCAAAAATCAGGGGCGAAGGCCATGCAACAAGTTGTTATCCTGCCTTCAAATCTACTGATTCAAAGCACTGAGAATAAGGCAGCCCAGGCCTCTGTATCTGTTCCTAAGACTACAACGTACATGTCCAATGTTTCAGGGTTCACTATACCGGAAAACAAGGTTCCTGTCCAGCCGGTGGCACCTTTGAAAGATACCAGCACTGTAAGAACACCGTCTGCTGTAGTTACTCCCAGTTTAAGGAACTTAATGACTGTTGGTGTGCCTAAAAAAAGACTACTGAACCAAAGGTGGCCCTGAACAAATCAGCCAGCAGTGGTCTGACCAAGTCTGATGCTAAACAGGAGCTCAGGACAGTGTGTATTAGGGACTCTCATTCCATCCTTGTCACTACGAGAGGAGGCAACACAGGAGTGGTGAAGGTTCAGACATCGGAAAGTGGAACAGGTGCTTTGCCACCCAGCCCAGTTTTTAACATCTCACCCCAACTTCATGCCTTTCTGGTGTCAAAGTCTTCCACGTCTCATACACAAGCTGTTTCGGCCACCATTGCTGCTAAATCTCGACCTGGAGTCACTCCTCAGTCTACTTTTGTGGCAGGAACTGTCAGTCCTTTAACCTTAAATCAGATTTCCAATACCGGCACTACAGGCAAAACAACAATCCCTGGTAAATCAGCACTCCTGGCTACAAGCAAAGGCAGTGATAGTTTCCTAATAAATGCGAAAAAAGATTTGCGCTCAGCAGAATACGGTCTCTAAATGCGGGAACGAAGCCCCCACAAAAAAGGGCTCCACCAGGAAGCACAACTCCAGACCAGTCGACTTTCCAAAAGGTTTTCCTGGTCACACCTTCACCAAATATCCCTTCAAAGGTCACTACTACTACAGCAACATGTACCGTTCCAGGATCTCGGGTCATGTTCATAAGCAACTCGGCACTTATCATTCCAAAAGAGACGTCAACTTCAGAGGTTAACATTACCTCTACTAGTACACCAGCGCTGAATGTAGTTCCCAACTTGGGGACCTTATCCTGCACTTCTGGTACAAGCATCCAGAGCATCGGTGTTTCAGGGTTAACATCAAGAATACTTGGCACAAACAAGAAACCTGAAGCCTCAATGAAAACTACACCTGTGATCGTCTCCAGAGTACCTGCAACATCACTCACAGGTGGACTCCAGATTGGTCCAAAAAGCTGTTTGGTTGCAAGCAGAAGTCTGTCAGGGAATACTGAAAGTGCTTTGAAAGTACCTCGGACTGTTGATGGCAAAACGCTCACATTTTCAACTCTAGGCACCGGCCACATGGCTTCCTCTGCACTTTTGTCAGTTGTGAAACCAGATGTACCTCCATCAGTTTCAGCGTTAAATGCTCTTCACTGTAAACCAGGGTTATCGGCTGGCAGTTCTACTTCAAATACATCTTCCTCTTATTCTGGAAGCCTAATTACCAAACACACTACGTTACCAATTAATGTGACTGCTAACAAGCCAGTGATCACTTCCCTTTGCAATTCACACTCGCTGATCAAAACAACAGCCAATACTTCTGCTTCTGCAGTATCCAGTACTTTTGCATTGAGTTGTAGCTCCACTTTAACTCCTCCAGTGGTCATGACCTCTGGG comes from the Cyprinus carpio isolate SPL01 chromosome B21, ASM1834038v1, whole genome shotgun sequence genome and includes:
- the LOC122141210 gene encoding LOW QUALITY PROTEIN: uncharacterized protein KIAA2026-like (The sequence of the model RefSeq protein was modified relative to this genomic sequence to represent the inferred CDS: inserted 1 base in 1 codon; substituted 2 bases at 2 genomic stop codons), with amino-acid sequence MLENCYRCHGVDHWISRQAQKLETILEQKLTLLSRGRGREKTTLAVTSRRTVWGGGXEGGRVASSFQNGRWVPRSITGGGSESVMVQALRLEELQRAKDEKRQREQDGGEALGEELEELFCGNSVPSGARVSCAWLRRALHLATSPIVFYELERCSCWIRALARVPWPKIMTARLSPPQKRSRVDSGAQRCATRAWESELRRQRPGEGRRGRSASGLFPQFLLDVWECSGPLEGPPSTMLPLPAAPSSGLLKGLGDSRGYETQKEVAGRCSRAQAHTRVAASPILGLRPQDNGLHATSTHFCGALTSGSTARDEVTPEEENSSSTGAEHMGRAQKIHSLTATDLDQKCSSTSVPFVVAEKIPLDLGISEFFWTDPGTTPRLRLDEIQTDTSPKRKKKKERKFGVEEDEQTGSLTRSERPEAACREPPNHQEERQEERQPTWIHVLLCRSCAVVSSPSPGKRFDGKAMLLARRPSGSAPPPAPAHVFRPLFFSSHRSFLSFLLLQLVCSSLDDLRVLISKIEDQLDELDGEKRDLLGRWPHKRAAVKELHITLIRLLNELLPWEPKLVKAFQRNRARLKKECDEFKKHPEYENFIREQMDTEDTGEVRAKMDCCPQRQQTNWKRVKSKWNVNHESRCLFDRPDVVMHSSESGPFTRGSKRRHTGAISEELSPCKRGKMDPESSLTSDFNVEVASREQATVNPQASVLPDTMSSFHGTCKPIQALLAKSVGNKVTLISHPKAAVMAQALRDHNKTASVTLPPVRLSTTCAATQHSEPVSTETITTSSASESTGQVVYKTAGGVGLLRQGSTSVNFSVQSISDQKSGAKAMQQVVILPSNLLIQSTENKAAQASVSVPKTTTYMSNVSGFTIPENKVPVQPVAPLKDTSTVRTPSAVVTPSLRNLMTVGXAXKKTTEPKVALNKSASSGLTKSDAKQELRTVCIRDSHSILVTTRGGNTGVVKVQTSESGTGALPPSPVFNISPQLHAFLVSKSSTSHTQAVSATIAAKSRPGVTPQSTFVAGTVSPLTLNQISNTGTTGKTTIPGKSALLATSKGSDSFLINNAGTKPPQKRAPPGSTTPDQSTFQKVFLVTPSPNIPSKVTTTTATCTVPGSRVMFISNSALIIPKETSTSEVNITSTSTPALNVVPNLGTLSCTSGTSIQSIGVSGLTSRILGTNKKPEASMKTTPVIVSRVPATSLTGGLQIGPKSCLVASRSLSGNTESALKVPRTVDGKTLTFSTLGTGHMASSALLSVVKPDVPPSVSALNALHCKPGLSAGSSTSNTSSSYSGSLITKHTTLPINVTANKPVITSLCNSHSLIKTTANTSASAVSSTFALSCSSTLTPPVVMTSGIQPLTSATKNVQEKIVINTTAPLAPGTQLLINNTRFVVPSQGLAPGSHVLLISNSCPGGMQESSAVGSQRLQVPSPAGPQSFLGSNPVGSQRLQGPSSSSPGGLQGPSPVGPQRLQEPSPASPGGLQGQSPVGPQRLQGLSPVGPQRLQGQSPVGPQSFLGSNPVGSQRLQGPSSSSPGGLQVPSPASTDSRGPKTSATHTVPSVVQGVRLVTPVRLPLASLDLLINSVSN